In Podarcis muralis chromosome 7, rPodMur119.hap1.1, whole genome shotgun sequence, the genomic stretch CGTGGACTTATGGGTGCTCGTGGTTTTCCACGAACCTCTATGGAAGTATGTTTTGGGATGGAGGAAGGGACTCTGCTATCACCGGCGTCTTGGCTTGAGAAgagctggtctctctctctctctggctgtcGAGTTTAaatctattttaattttttaaaaatctacttcTGTTTAATTAGTGCTAGAATTATAATAAAAGTTCTACGGAAGTGAATAGCAAGCACGATCCTGTACACGTTTACTCGGAAGTTATGCAGGCAGTTATCTGTGCACACTTTCCTAGGAGTGAGCCCCTTTGATTGGGACACACAATAgtataagtttttttttttaaatgcttgtggGACTTTGAAgacttaacaaatttattatggccatAAGCCTTCCtggactacagtccacttcatcagatggatGAAGTCTTAGTTATCCTGTGTTACAGGTATAGTTATACACTGGGTGCTtcaagacaacctgtttattatTCAGTGTTCAGACATCCAGATTTATTTTCAAGGAGGCTAGACACTTtcgaccagaggttttcaacctttttgagtccacggctctctTGATGTTTAACTGAGCTTCCTGGGCATGGCTGGACCGCGTAGCATGTTGAGAACTGAAAATGCAAGTTTTCCATTATTTGTGCTTTCCTTCCACTGACTGGCTTTTTCCTAAATCCTATTTGAGGCATTTGGACAGTTGTGATTTATGAACTGACACTTTATTTTCTCCATACTAGTAGCCTCTGAACATCTCTTGATATACTACACCTAATTTTCTAAGGCATGGGCTGCTGTTTCTCTGAAAGGTGCCTCAGTTTTCACTTTTCAGAACTCGGAAAGGCATGTGAAAAAATAACTCCCCTTCTTCCCAGCTTGGAGACAATATGTTTGCTTCCAGTTCCAACCAACCAGATCACTATATTTCCTTCCTCAATTAGCCTTTGATAACTTTTAAACACCCACTTACCAGCTAGTTCTTACTAAGGTGGTAGACAGTGTTCAAAACTCTCATTGTTCTaagcacattttgcgacagggaatttcattagcgtgagcagtttctgagctctgggcacagtactacCTGTGCTTCTGTTAAGTGCTGTCTAGCAGAGCTatagatttatatatttttgtctCCTTAATCATCTGCTGTGATTCTTAATAATATGAATGTTTACAACAGTTtcttttaatcctcacaacaatcctgtaaaaCAGTCTAATATTACTATCTCTGTTTTCCAAATGAAGAAGTCTGGATCAGAAAAAAAATAGCTTCTCTAAACCCATCTAGTGCGTACATGATTGAGATCAGATTTTAACTAGAGACATCCAGACAATACTACATACTACACAAGCTTTCTGTGGTTGCCACTTGAGActctctttcaaaaaaaatttgCAGTCCCTGACTACGAAAATTTGGGTGTTGTGTATTTGAGTATTGTGAGCACACGTGTGCAGTCCTTGTGTTGTAGTGTGTATTTATAAGAAAGTGTCTAGGAGACCTGGCAATACACTAGTGTTGTGTTCCCTAAGGAGTGGCATCAAAAGTCACTCCTCTGCCAATGCATAAAATCAGTTGCtttagcctctgcttaaaaaaaccaaaaaacctctGTTAAAGGAGAATCATGAATTTTCACCTCTTGTAGAAGTGTCTGTTGTGTTCCATTTTCACCAGCCAAAGCAGACAGTGGATAGCTTGCCTCTTTTTAGCTTTTGTAGTTCAGCTAGTTTCATATATTGGAGAATGAAGTGGGCTTTGCAATAAAGGATGACCTATTTGGTGGGCTTTTCCATCACACCTGTCTTCACTGGATAGAGATGAAATGGGTCAAAAAGTACCCAGCAAAAGAtacaaaattgtttttaaaaacagtattACTTAAAATGTAAAGTATCATTTTTGTATTGAAGGCTTTGGCACAGAAGCCTTTATGTATCGTATTTTTTCAAAAGATTGTTTTTGATATTATTTAATCCTTCTAATTTACTCTGACTATCTACAGAGAAAAGGACTGTGGGCCTTATGAGAACATTTTAAGAGCTACATGATCAGATTAAAGGAGCCTGCACTGAGAAACTGAGGCCACCATCTTGCGGCTGGGGTAAGGGAAGCCTCCATGACTTCTGCAACTTTTATAGTCTTCCATGGCCTTGGGCTACTCCAGGTTACACACCCCTTGTGAAGCTTAGAGTTTTCATGTGATGTCTTTGCTTGTTTGTAATAAATATCAAGTAAGGGTGCTTGTATTAGATTTGTGCAGAAGACAAAGTAGCTGAACTTGTGGAGATAATCCAGTCCTCCTCTTCCCTCTGTTTGCTTGTCAAAGTACTTAGCATAAATGCAGAAAGTCATTAGACATACATACTGGTTAAAGGCAGACATATGGACAGGGTAGGGAAAACTTTCCTTCAGAACAACTTATGTTTGGTGAGATATGTTTCCACTGCACTAAAACACACATACTCATTTAGCTATGGGAGTTGGGATGCAAAGCATTACACAGTGCTCACCTAGAGCAATAGCACACTTGGCAACATTGCACCTATCTCAACGCCTAACAGTATAACAGATGTAACCTTTAGACCTGGTCTaagcaaacctccaaagagacaAGGCAAGCTGCAGTATTGTCTTATAGGGtggtctttttattatttatttatttcataatttttatacactgcttgctttttaaaaacctccaagtggtttacagaaCAATAACGTTATCAGTAGAAACCGTTAAAAGCAACTGTttgaaatggttttttttaaaaaatcagcaataaactaaacagattaaaacacatgaacATTCTACAAATCAGGTTGGGCTTGTCTGAAGAAAACTgtgtttagcaggcactgaaaagaggacAGTGAAGATGTCTGCCTGATGTCGATAGGCAGGAGGTTCCAAAGTGTGggtcctgccagacttaaagaTCCATTTTCTACAAATGTAGAACAAAttatattatgtggcacctgcaacAGTGCCAGTTCCGCAGATCAGAGTAGTCAAGTGGGTATATTTGGGCAATGCAATTGATCTTTCAGATAAATAAAGCTACACAAGCTGTGGCACGTTATGTTGCCACCTCTCTGGTGTTtagacaggccttttctgcacagTAAGCTTTGACTGAGAGAGGTTTTATCCCTGTAAAATTTGTCTTCTAGGCCTCATTCaagaaagcatttttcttttctgcttcTGGTAGATGAACATCTGCAATAAACCACCTAATAAGACAGCACCGGAGAAGAGTGATGAAGCAGCTCCTGAGGTCCAGTCCCAGCATGCCCGGAGAAATGGCTGGAGCTGGCCTCCACATCCATTCCAGTTTGTTGCTTGGCTGCTCTACCTCTTCTTTGCAGTGGTTGGCTTTGGTGTCCTTGTGCCACTCCTGCCTGCGCACTGGGTTCCTGCTGGGTATATTGTATCCTTACATGTTGATGTTTCAGCATAGTATTGCAAATACAGCTGTCACAATTACTGGTGAGGTTATTTAGGAATGGTAGAAAACCTTTAGTGAGCAAAATCACTGAGTGCTCCTCTCGTTCAGACTATACCCTTACTTTACTGCAATTTGTAGGATTGTTGCATTTGAGTAATATCTTATGCTTTCTGAAAGAATAAATGCAATTTTCTGTACACTAATGGCTCATGCCCTTTTGCTGTGTCCTTTTGCTCTCAAAGCTGCCCACATCCCTTGTTAATTTTACTTCTCCTGTGCCTTTGTGAGTGAATGGTAATTTGAATCCTTTGACTCACTTGGTGACAAAAGAGACCTTTTTCTTAACTGAAGAGATTAAAAACTGATATTTTGCCCGCTTAAATGGGACCCTGAAAATGAGAAGTATATTTGTAGAGACAACCCTTAACTGTGTCCACTTCAGTGTCCCGGAGTGTTTTTTCTCTGCCATCTAGTAGTTCATCTTACAGCAGTTTCTATTGACCCAGCTGATGACGGTGTGCGAGAGAAGAATTACCAGGGGCCACTCACTACTTTCAATCGAAGCCAGCATGCTCACGTCATTGAAAACCGCCACTGTCACATCTGTGATGTCAATGTGTAAGTAACAGTCTTTCTCTTCCTTATGTTTTCTGTAAGTTTATTGCATTGAATCCTCTCACAGACAGCAGTCAAGTATTGGAAATATCAGATGAAGCATATGTGTAATAGTTGTGGAGTTATATTCTACCTTCATTGGAGAACTGGAGATTTATTGAGCACAAGGCTGTCAACTAAATACCCATTTGTGGTTccagaagcagttcagtcctTAATTTTTCCTCAGTTCAAGTTATGGAAACAAATACTGCCAGGGCAATGATTTTTCCTGTTGGTAGGGtcctgtgtttttgttgttgcttcatTTCACTGGAAGCCAGTGGCTCTGCTACATTGGTGGCAGGAAGTCATGGACAGCACAATAACCACCAGCACCATTGTGTTTGTGCATTGGACACAGTGGTTAGGTAGGGATTTTGGCTTGCCCAACATACTCGTCTTTCAGTATTTTTATTGTAGCATTAAGAGAGAGGCTAGAATGATCTTGCTCAGGTGTGCTGGCAGGAAGCATAAAAGTCAACAGCAATTAAGAAAAGAGCAATGGTCTCGTGCTGCTTCATTGCATTTAAGTGGGAGTTGCATTGTTGCAAAATATATAAGTAGGCTCAATTGGGTTTGTAGCctgagagaaagaaacagagaaagaaagagagtgtGTAATGTTGGTCTTTAGTAGACTTAGGTGTGCTATTCTTCCCCTTTTCTTTGTGTTTTAGGCATCTAACGTAGCATCCCAGACTGTGAGAGGCATGAGCAACAAACTGTAATTAGTTCTGTTTTGCAGGTTTTATCCACTCTAACATGAACATTCCTTTCTTATTGTTAGGAGCTCCAGATCAAAGCActgtgggacctgcaacaagtgtgtgtgtggatttgatCATCACTGCATGTGGCTCAACAACTGTGTGGGAGAAAGGAATTATTGGTATGGGTCATGTCTTTCACAGCATTAATCCACACAAGCAAAGCTACTGTGCAAGACTGTTGAATCATCCCTGTGCCTTGTGCTTCAGCCACTATTGTCCAAATACCTAGTTTCTCTCCTTTTCAAAATTACAGCATACTCCATACAAATCAGAGAGACCCTTACGTTTGCAGCCAGAATTGCATGCCTACTTCTTCAGTAGCTTTTAAAAGGGAGCACAGATTAGAACTTATTTAGCCAAATATTAGGGATCTCTGTCCAAATGCTTATTTTGAACCCTAACTCAAACAGCTGGACATAGAGCTCACTTTCTTGCTCTGTTCCTTCTGGCTACTGAAGGTTAAGCTTTGTCCTCTTTTAGTAGCTCTGAAGTAGGTGATGCCAACCTTTTTTGGCATGTGTGTCACAAGTCAAACTTAAATTAGGATAGAGTTCTGTAGTGTGTGCCACAGTACATGCACATCCCTCTGGCCTTTGaggcaaaaaaaaattcccaactTCGCTTATACACTGATGTGGTCTGAGCAGACAATGATTGACCAGGAAAGGGATCTAAGGGTCATGGTGGATAGTTcaataaaaacacaaacccaGTGTGCATTAGCTATAAAAATACGAATTCCATGTTTGGGGTCATTAGGAACAgaattgaaaacaaaactgccatatcataatgctgttatacaaatctatggtgtgacctcTCGGAGTGCCATGTTCTGGGAATGGACTTTCAAAAAGGATGTTGTAGAGCAGGAAAAAGTTGCATGAGCAACTCTCTTATGAGGAAAGACCATAACattgggggctttttagtttagaaagaaaagcaagttgtataaaattatgaatggtaTGGAGAAAGTAGATGGGAAGGACCTTCTtcctctcataatgctagaacccGGATCATTCAACATACAGAGTAGTGCTAACTGACCTTCTATTTCCTTGGCAGGCTTTTTCTGAACAGCGTGATATCTGCCATCCTAGGCCTTCTCCTAATCCTACTCATTGCTTGCTACGTTTTTGTGGAGTTCTTCCTTAACCCCATGAGACTGCGCACAGACCAGCACTTTGAAGGTATCAACCCACACTCTGCATGAGGAACTGTCTCAATGTGAACACTTTGTTCAACTAGGTTCCCTCACGGAGCACCTCTAATGATTAAGTATCCCAATTATCATACACTATTACAGCATTCTATGATCAAGAGCGGCATGATGCAATTTCTTAAATAGTTAACATCTATAAAGAGATGTTCAAGCTCAAAGTTTCTTAGAAATTGTTCCCTTTGATCTGAGCAGCAAAGGTATTTTGCACTTTCTCAGTATCACTCCCCTTCAGATGTTCCATGGCTCCAGACTTGGCTTCAGTTTCCTTATTTGCATAATTCTGTTTTCTAGGCCTGAAGAACCAGACGGAtgtgtggtttgtgttccttcctgCTGCTCCCATTGAGACACAAGGACCTGCCATTTTGGGTTTGACTGGGGTTCTGATTCTTCTGGGGCTGCTGACTCTGTTCCTGTTGGGTCACCTGCTGATCTTCCACATTTACCTCAGTAGGTATCACTTTGTATCCTGCAGTTCATGTTAATTGGGAACCCCCGCTGTGCACATGCTGTGTAAGGAGCAACTGGGATATGTTTTCTATTGTCTATATAAATACTCTGCCTAGACTATAAAAAGAAGTAAGTATTTGCACACGGGCTTCCAATCTAAGGCAcaatacaaaaggaaaaggaaatgagagaagagaaaagacaAGCAAATTCAGATACTAagtcttagaagaagaagaagagtttggatttgatatcccgcctttcactccccttcaggagtctcaaagcggctaacaatctccttttcccttcctcccccacaacaaacactctgtgaggtgagtggggctgagagacttcaaagaagtgtgactggcccaaggtcacccagtagctgcatgtggaggagtggagactcgaacccagttcaccagattacgagactaccgctctgaaccactacaccacactggctcttaaagtTACATAATTCCCCTTATAAGTGACCAGCTGAACTGGCCACTGAGGAGGCAGTTTTGGGAGAAGAGAAGCTAAATAGCAGTTGGTCCCAGCTAAGCTGATGTAGTTGGTCTCTCTTCTCTCTGCTCAGATTCATCTTACTCTTCTTAGCATTTTTATTCCAACAAGTTGTCTGCTTCCATTCCCCAGTGGTTGAGTGTGTGTCTATCCTGAATTTCAAATGGTGGGGTAGTAATAAGCAGAATGGCAATTGTACCTTCCCATTCAAATATCTTTCTAAAGTGTGAATGCAGCTGAAGGTGAAGGTGGCTGGGGCATACATTCActttgttacgaaaaaggagcaatgcagcagcgagctgcagctggctggaaagccaaacaggatgttgatgtttgggactataccatgggaacaaagggacagtctattcactgtactgagcaccggatgttagctcagagtgtcatctgaactgtactggaagtacaggggtggagtctctctctctctgctgttggtgttaagagagtgcagacatgtttctctgtactgctgcaaaagacagaaataaaggcatgtagatacatttctgtctgtctctttcccctccctggggatggcagggaggaggggaagagtggtgtgttcttctcacgtttgaggaggatcgccgatagaggcctcgcctgtatcttgccgggagtcgcagacggtgaggtcaacaaggaactcaagccaggtgcctggagagtggccaattcctctgacaaggcttgaaGATTCCAAGTCTGGATAAGTCTGGATAGACAGTGGAGTTCATAGTACTCTCCCAACACAGTTATCCAAGGACCACCCATGATTGTTTTGTTTGGATTGGAGTATTTTGCATGCAGTGTTTACTCTTTGATTTAACAAtgaaaaatgtattatttattgagAACCAATAAGGAGAATGTTAGTTAATAATTTTGAGCTTTTCCACCTTTATTCATGCAGTGCCTGAGCTGGCAGATTTTCTATCATTTAATTCTTCTCTTTTCCGTTTCATTAGTGTGGCATCGATTGACCACCTACGAATACATTGTGCAGCAACGCCCCCCTCAGGAGATGAAGGATCCTGTCAAGCAGCTAGAATCCTGCCCTCCTCAAGTGAGGCCTATTCAGGTATTGCAGGGGTGACCAACCTGTGACCTATGGGCTGGATCTGACCTGACAAGGCACACAGAGTAGTTTGCTGGCTCCTGCAGCTTATCTTCCAGTCTCAGCATGGTAACACCCATTACTGAAATTGAGAGTCAAAGTGCTCTGCCTGCTCTTTAGAGGTGAAGTGTAAAAGGCAGcactgtggtggtggtgttttaaaACCTACACTGGGAATGTATTTAAAATCTTAGCATAAAAGGTCTTTCTCTCAAGAGCTGgcaaagctgctttctgcagggatcgGGGAAATCAGTTGGGCAGCTGATCCAATTGATGCCCCACACCTGGCATCAGGTTTGGATGAAATGACCTTGTGGGCCCAATTGGGACCCATGCCAAGCCAAGTTGCACCCATAGTCCTGGGATTTCCCAACCCTGATATAGATAGAAAAATCTCCTTTAACTCAATGTTTCTAGCAGAGGGAATTGATTTGGTTTATATAAATGATCCTTATATTTGGATCATTTAATACTGACCAAATTATTCTTTTAAGAGAAACACGGCAtttacaactttttaaaaaagaataatttttaaaaaaattaaaaaaaattgattcTCATGCAGCATATGCCTGATCAATCCTGTCTTGGAATGTATAGACAGTATTCATATTGACAATAAATTCAGTTGTACAATTTAAAGAAATCATCCATTCCAAGTGGATTTTGTGCACTTTGGGTACAAAGTGATCTTCCATAGTCTCTCAGTGCTGCATGGTGAGAGACAGTTTAGCTTGTATACTCGAATCTAGCTTTGAGCTGAATTTCAAATATGCAAGAAACTTATGCAGAAACTTGTGCAGACTAAAACCAAGCTGTCAAAGGGAGGTGCAAGCCATGATTTGAACATGGCATTAATAGGGAGCTAATGACATTTAAAT encodes the following:
- the ZDHHC1 gene encoding palmitoyltransferase ZDHHC1 isoform X2, translating into MNICNKPPNKTAPEKSDEAAPEVQSQHARRNGWSWPPHPFQFVAWLLYLFFAVVGFGVLVPLLPAHWVPAGYICPGVFFLCHLVVHLTAVSIDPADDGVREKNYQGPLTTFNRSQHAHVIENRHCHICDVNVSSRSKHCGTCNKCVCGFDHHCMWLNNCVGERNYWLFLNSVISAILGLLLILLIACYVFVEFFLNPMRLRTDQHFEGLKNQTDVWFVFLPAAPIETQGPAILGLTGVLILLGLLTLFLLGHLLIFHIYLMWHRLTTYEYIVQQRPPQEMKDPVKQLESCPPQVRPIQEMQFYVGSLGYTNPEIQVEDSTGLASGKDDGSDTKLILTPEQSEVQDGDQPQKKKKKKRRKKLHKVPSSVSEERSKMADGPWSSLPALQPELSITGATSSTASSSSLRLPMPAAPPKIVTPTGSNGPVQAAGPPADYHSESAESMDEIPVAQTRLGSSAPNAASQSNARHLPFPTVHSRGGGEKHQNTTHNPKDKNCQPPAGQRVEELELSPKIPTIFVSKSSGEPPVPKPWSGETSFEPPHRKCSSKRHVDDQDCHVWDSTTSSTAA
- the ZDHHC1 gene encoding palmitoyltransferase ZDHHC1 isoform X1 produces the protein MNICNKPPNKTAPEKSDEAAPEVQSQHARRNGWSWPPHPFQFVAWLLYLFFAVVGFGVLVPLLPAHWVPAGYICPGVFFLCHLVVHLTAVSIDPADDGVREKNYQGPLTTFNRSQHAHVIENRHCHICDVNVSSRSKHCGTCNKCVCGFDHHCMWLNNCVGERNYWLFLNSVISAILGLLLILLIACYVFVEFFLNPMRLRTDQHFEGLKNQTDVWFVFLPAAPIETQGPAILGLTGVLILLGLLTLFLLGHLLIFHIYLMWHRLTTYEYIVQQRPPQEMKDPVKQLESCPPQVRPIQEMQFYVGSLGYTNPEIQVEDSTGLASGKDLTKFCIRSDGSDTKLILTPEQSEVQDGDQPQKKKKKKRRKKLHKVPSSVSEERSKMADGPWSSLPALQPELSITGATSSTASSSSLRLPMPAAPPKIVTPTGSNGPVQAAGPPADYHSESAESMDEIPVAQTRLGSSAPNAASQSNARHLPFPTVHSRGGGEKHQNTTHNPKDKNCQPPAGQRVEELELSPKIPTIFVSKSSGEPPVPKPWSGETSFEPPHRKCSSKRHVDDQDCHVWDSTTSSTAA